A DNA window from Rhinolophus sinicus isolate RSC01 linkage group LG10, ASM3656204v1, whole genome shotgun sequence contains the following coding sequences:
- the CNOT8 gene encoding CCR4-NOT transcription complex subunit 8 isoform X2, producing the protein MPAALVENSQVICEVWASNLEEEMRKIREIVLSYSYIAMDTEFPGVVVRPIGEFRSSIDYQYQLLRCNVDLLKIIQLGLTFTNEKGEYPSGINTWQFNFKFNLTEDMYSQDSIDLLANSGLQFQKHEEEGIDTLHFAELLMTSGVVLCDNVKWLSFHSGYDFGYMVKLLTDSRLPEEEHEFFHILNLFFPSIYDVKYLMKSCKNLKGGLQEVADQLDLQRIGRQHQAGSDSLLTGMAFFRMKELYLKNEITEFIHL; encoded by the exons ATGCCTGCAGCCCTGGTAGAGAACAGCCAGGTTATCTGTGAAGTCTGGGCCAGCAACCTAGAAGAAGAGATGAGGAAGATCCGAGAAATCGTGCTCAGTTACAGTTACATTGCCATG gaCACAGAATTTCCAGGTGTTGTGGTACGACCAATTGGTGAATTTCGTAGTTCCATAGATTACCAGTATCAGCTTTTACGGTGCAAtgttgaccttttaaaaattatccagcTTGGCCTTACATTCACGAATGAGAAGGGAGAATATCCTTCTGGAATCAACACTTGGCAGTTCAACTTCAAATTCAACCTTAC CGAGGACATGTACTCTCAGGATTCCATAGATCTCCTTGCTAACTCAGGACTGCAGTTTCAGAAGCATGAAGAGGAAGGGATTGACACATTGCACTTTGCGGAGCTGCTTATGACATCAGGGGTGGTTCTCTGTGACAACGTCAAATGGCTTTCATTTCACAG TGGCTATGATTTTGGCTACATGGTCAAGTTACTTACGGATTCTCGTTTGCCAGAAGAGGAACATGAATTCTTTCATATTCTGAACCTTTTCTTCCCATCCATTTATGATGTGAAATACCTGATGAAGAGTTGCAAAAATCTCAAG GGAGGTCTTCAGGAAGTTGCTGATCAGTTGGATTTGCAGAGAATTGGAAGGCAGCACCAGGCAGGCTCAGACTCACTGCTGACGGGAATGGCATTCTTCAGGATGAAAGAG
- the CNOT8 gene encoding CCR4-NOT transcription complex subunit 8 isoform X1, whose amino-acid sequence MPAALVENSQVICEVWASNLEEEMRKIREIVLSYSYIAMDTEFPGVVVRPIGEFRSSIDYQYQLLRCNVDLLKIIQLGLTFTNEKGEYPSGINTWQFNFKFNLTEDMYSQDSIDLLANSGLQFQKHEEEGIDTLHFAELLMTSGVVLCDNVKWLSFHSGYDFGYMVKLLTDSRLPEEEHEFFHILNLFFPSIYDVKYLMKSCKNLKGGLQEVADQLDLQRIGRQHQAGSDSLLTGMAFFRMKELFFEDSIDDAKYCGRLYGLGTGVAQKQNEDVDSAQEKMSILAIINNMQQ is encoded by the exons ATGCCTGCAGCCCTGGTAGAGAACAGCCAGGTTATCTGTGAAGTCTGGGCCAGCAACCTAGAAGAAGAGATGAGGAAGATCCGAGAAATCGTGCTCAGTTACAGTTACATTGCCATG gaCACAGAATTTCCAGGTGTTGTGGTACGACCAATTGGTGAATTTCGTAGTTCCATAGATTACCAGTATCAGCTTTTACGGTGCAAtgttgaccttttaaaaattatccagcTTGGCCTTACATTCACGAATGAGAAGGGAGAATATCCTTCTGGAATCAACACTTGGCAGTTCAACTTCAAATTCAACCTTAC CGAGGACATGTACTCTCAGGATTCCATAGATCTCCTTGCTAACTCAGGACTGCAGTTTCAGAAGCATGAAGAGGAAGGGATTGACACATTGCACTTTGCGGAGCTGCTTATGACATCAGGGGTGGTTCTCTGTGACAACGTCAAATGGCTTTCATTTCACAG TGGCTATGATTTTGGCTACATGGTCAAGTTACTTACGGATTCTCGTTTGCCAGAAGAGGAACATGAATTCTTTCATATTCTGAACCTTTTCTTCCCATCCATTTATGATGTGAAATACCTGATGAAGAGTTGCAAAAATCTCAAG GGAGGTCTTCAGGAAGTTGCTGATCAGTTGGATTTGCAGAGAATTGGAAGGCAGCACCAGGCAGGCTCAGACTCACTGCTGACGGGAATGGCATTCTTCAGGATGAAAGAG TTGTTTTTTGAGGACAGTATTGATGATGCCAAGTACTGTGGGCGGCTGTATGGCCTGGGCACAGGAGTGGCCCAGAAGCAGAATGAGGATGTGGACTCTGCCCAGGAGAAGATGAGCATCCTGGCCATCATCAACAACATGCAGCAGTGA